A stretch of Natronococcus sp. CG52 DNA encodes these proteins:
- a CDS encoding DNA-directed RNA polymerase subunit D — protein MSEEYDVEFVEREDREARFLVRGVTPAFANGIRRAMVADVPTMAIDTVRFIENSSVMFDEQIALRFGLVPLTTPPEGEFVEDDTVTLSIDVEGPATAYSGDLVSNDDLVQPADENVPIIELKDGQRLEAEADAVIERGKNHAKHQGGVAVGYRHLQRVEVVDDLPEFEEQESQIVRGVIEEDGELVSTSEFDHDLSKRYPGKEVRTEDVPNAFVFHVETDGSFTIEELVTRAADTIEARATELEEAVQL, from the coding sequence ATGAGTGAAGAGTACGACGTCGAGTTCGTCGAACGCGAGGATCGCGAGGCGCGGTTCCTCGTCCGTGGGGTGACGCCCGCGTTCGCCAACGGCATCCGTCGCGCAATGGTCGCCGACGTGCCGACAATGGCGATCGACACCGTCCGGTTCATCGAGAACTCGTCGGTCATGTTCGACGAGCAGATCGCACTCCGGTTCGGGCTCGTCCCGCTGACGACGCCTCCCGAAGGCGAGTTCGTCGAGGACGATACCGTCACACTCTCAATCGACGTCGAAGGACCGGCCACCGCATACTCCGGCGATCTCGTCTCGAACGACGACCTCGTCCAGCCTGCGGACGAGAACGTCCCGATCATCGAACTCAAGGACGGACAGCGTCTCGAGGCCGAGGCGGACGCCGTGATCGAGCGCGGGAAGAATCACGCGAAACATCAGGGCGGCGTTGCGGTCGGCTACCGACACCTCCAGCGCGTGGAGGTCGTCGACGACCTGCCGGAGTTCGAAGAGCAGGAGTCCCAGATCGTCCGCGGCGTGATCGAAGAGGACGGCGAACTCGTGTCGACGTCCGAGTTCGACCACGACCTCTCGAAGCGATATCCGGGCAAGGAAGTCCGGACCGAGGACGTCCCGAACGCCTTCGTCTTCCACGTGGAGACGGACGGATCGTTCACGATCGAGGAACTGGTCACGCGAGCCGCGGACACGATCGAGGCGCGTGCGACCGAGCTCGAAGAAGCAGTACAGCTATAA
- a CDS encoding 50S ribosomal protein L18e, translating into MSSKTNPRLNDLIAELKSTSRETDADVWRDVADRLEKPRRTHAEVNLGRIERYAREEETVVVPGKVLGSGALQKNVTVAAVNFSSSAETKIDQVGDTVPLEQVLEENPEGSDVRVIR; encoded by the coding sequence ATGAGTAGCAAAACGAACCCGAGGCTCAACGATCTCATCGCCGAGCTGAAGTCGACGTCCCGCGAGACGGACGCCGACGTCTGGCGAGACGTTGCGGATCGACTCGAGAAGCCCCGTCGAACCCACGCTGAGGTGAACCTGGGCCGCATCGAGCGATACGCACGTGAAGAAGAGACCGTCGTCGTTCCCGGCAAGGTGCTGGGATCCGGCGCACTACAGAAGAATGTCACCGTCGCCGCCGTCAACTTCTCGTCGTCCGCAGAGACGAAGATCGACCAGGTTGGTGACACAGTACCGCTCGAGCAAGTGCTCGAAGAGAACCCGGAAGGATCCGACGTACGGGTGATTCGATGA